CCATTCGCCCACCTGCAGGTCAGGCAGGATGCACTGCTCCACAATGCGGTCCTGCCCGTCGCAGGTCTGGCCCCAGATGCTGCAGGGGTAGGTACGCTCACCCGGCTTGAGTTTCTGCAAtgagacaggaagaactcacTTACAAggaaatgcaaacacaatccGGCACTACAGaggacacagaaacaaacatgacCTGGCGCTGTAACTTGGCAGTGTTTTGCAGGACTATGAAAGTAGTGCACCAGGTCACGGGCTTCATGCTCACACCTTATGTGGAGTTGCCAGGACATGGGCGTAGTTGAAAATCACATGGACGAACGAGCTGTAGACGCCCTCGTTCACATAGTACATCAGGGTCCCGTTGTTGGCCCCATCAGCTTTGCCTGTGGGAGTGAGGGGGGATTACAGTTGTGTTCAAAGAAACGTggtcattttccaaaattactGTGCTAAGACAACCTAAAGTAAGTAAACGCCAAATAAAGTAATGAATCAGAGAAAAGCAAGACTCCGCAAACTAAAAGATGCCATGTTTTTAGTTCCTAAAACATACTAACTCAGAGAATTCTTGATCGAATGTCCAGTGTTTACTtaacaatgataattccttTAGAGAATTTATGTCTGTTTCACCGTTGCATTCACCCAAAATTGTGTACAAAATAATGATATATCTGttaatgttatataatgttaatgtttgtACAGATTCTCTGGAACAAAACATTCACCTATAAACTTCTATGACCAGTACTTGCTTAGCAGACCCTTAATATAGGCAATGGGACCCGCAATGACTCAACATGGACAGTATAACATCTGCCCAGTACACTGCCAGACTGAGAAGCATTTTAGATAACGGAATTACATGTCTAATGGTGTATCGGTTGTTTGGCTTGCATAAAAAGGACACGCATTTTCTCCAGCATAAACAAGCCATCAGTCTTTCAGTGTGCATGCTGAAAATGTTGTGCATGAGTCTCAACTTGAGACAAGTTGGTTTAtgttacaacaaaaatgtttttttgttttattttgcaattgGTAAGCCTAAACAGAAAACTTGCCATTTGGAAGCCTTGGAAGATACCACTCGTCtgactgaatatttctgaggacagTGATAACAGCATTGAATACACAGCAGAGGGCTTGGTCAATGAAGGATAAAgaacttaagccgcgtttccaccgcaggaactagggtctaaatttagttcctggggctttattttaccccccaaaaggttcctgctcggggggtagtactttccgaaagtacaggaaccttttgggtggaccttgcagcgctgaacatttctgattggtcgagtactcgcagcatttgtgttgtatttattttccgccattacccgccatgtttgaaaatatgcagcggcaaaccaatttattttcataataacttcaaatcaaacttgtatgttatgcggcgcagtagcctacttttggttatagcctgccaacgtcttggaattataacgtgtgctcttcagctcttttcttgctttagtatttgtttcataaaatgctaagcattcgttcTGGGACAgaatattacgtactaaaacattcaaacggattaattcggttgcttaatattttcttccggattttctttgttagcccgttgtaattgactcaaaacgtttgatacagatGTGAGGTATgaggtagttctgcgtaattaacattggtgataggctacagtacaagcaaactggaaatcaccttccgcactttttgtccgggtaaaataacaggttaattctagtaatcttccctttagcttgttcagactgccgtaattttactcgttcttcaattccacaaaaagaccaggaagactatggactaatttatggtgcatggttcgcatctggagggcgtacttcgctgctcggctagcagtaactgaaggaaagcaaatggtggctgtacaactactaatttaaattttcacgcaagtccgagttttcgttctattcttgtcattttgcgattagcctatatggaattgacgacgagaaagtaatcaaacagcaaattgtttacaacgtgtgcatgttttctgctgttgttgccagttatacatataaatgtgaatgcattctgtcgcttcggatgtcaagacatgaaagtgaatgttcgcataaaaacataatgaatgtgtttgagaggatatatgaaaatcaataaatacaaaagtaaccatatatagtcattgttggtaacccgttgtatataagtggaataaacccctccgggctgtcccggttattagaaaataatgtaggctacttcggtggtagtatggggttacagaagaaatcatatgacagatggaccgacgacaacgtcgcttttttaTACGttagtgggctaatttgcctaatcttcgcggtactttagaccccggtggaaacgcagacaaccattggctgaaggaaccttttagttcctggtaaagtagttcctgggactgaaagttccgggtaattttggtggaaacgcggcttttgtgaCTGAGCATGTGGATCCTGTGGCATTTTCCCAGATATTACCGTTACAGGCCGATTGCTCCCGAATCACCACCTTCTTAGCGATGATGTTGACCGCCAGCGTGTAGGCTGAAGTCACATAGTAGCGGCCCGGCTCAGCGATTACTTGGACCTCAGAGTCGGCTGGAAAGTACTTGTCCAGCGCTGGGTTTATGACAGCTGTGAACTGGGAACAAGGGATAGATCAGCCAAGATGAAAACAATCCTGCCCCTCAAGCCCATCCAACAAAGCTAGAATTCTCATACAAGACCAGCAGTGCTCTTCAACCTGACAGTTAACTGACTGACTAAttaaagtcactgattggccagagattccACTCACTTGGTATCCCAGGTCAAAACCAGTCCCTGTCTCGCATTTAGGACCAGATTTGTGCATCACTAATTCACACATTAATTTCTACTTTaattcacacattcatttctACTCTAGGTCCTTTCCAGTGAGTGCAAgtcaacacattacattacattacattacaggcatttggcagacgctcttatccagagctacgtacaacaaagtgtataaccataaccatcaacaagtatgacgaaacccctagagagaagtaccggtccaagtgcagggaacaaccgcatagttcaacttggaccctgaaggttaaactgattaacacttacaacgagaacggcaacaacgcagtctatggaaaaaatacaagtagtagttaagacagttaatgcacctaagtcacttacgaaacagctgcctagttacaaccctaagcttacagtcatttacaggggggtagggtgggatggagagaggtgcggcctgaagaggtgagtcttcagtcgtcgtttgaaatgggtcagtgtctcagctgttctaacctccacagggaggtcattccaccatcgtggggccagaacagacaggagacgtgttctggaagtgcaggtgcgaagagggggaggtgctaggcgtcctgaggtagcagaacggagggatctggctggcatgtagggtttgaatgtCTGGTGGAGGTAtactggggctgatcccttgactgcctggtatgctaggaccaatgttttaaatttgatgcgagacAACACATCACAATACTGCAGATACTCCCTTTGTGTTATTTCTGAGAGAATGCCGAGAAATCATTACCTCCTCAAACGTCAGCTTGGAGTCGTCGGACCCAGGGAATCCCCCGCCAATGTCCAGAAGGGTCATATTGTAGCCCAGCTCTGCCTGCAAAACAGCCAGAGGTCAGTCATGAGATCATATCCTTTACACGATAGACCCCTCTGACCACACACAAGGCCACAGCGCATTAAGCCATAAAAGCAAAGCCTGACTGTCGCATCACATGATCAGCTATGACAGGAATCTGAAAGTCCCTGATAGGTCGCCACATCAACTGGTTTTTGATGCATTTCTGCACTTTAATGATTCATTTAAGTAATTTATTGGCTAAGTCCCACACACCCCTTTTTTCCAGGAGCAAAATGTTGCTGCTGATTGAAATATCAAAAAAGAGAGACAACTACAGCCCTCTACGGCTGGAATTGGAGATCTAGGCTAAGGGGATTTGTTACGGTTGCGCTCCACACCCGCAAACATAAGCGATGCCGACACCAAGTTTTCCCAATAATAACcaatactttttattattagaacACCATACGTAAGGACAAAATAACTATGCATCATAAGGTGAAATCCAGACACGGCCGTGGTCCAACGGCGAGGAGAAAATCAAGCCCCCTCCCGAGAAGCCGACTACAGGCTTCCTTTTATGGGCACCACCACAGGTGCTTCCAATTATctgaaaagagaaaacaggCCTCCAAAcagccagcgcccccacctgacgCGGAGGGGCGTAACAGGATTATAGTCAAAATGGGTAGTTTTTACAACACTTGATGGCAGCTCAAACTCCAACTGCCGGCTGAGTGGAGTGTTTCACACAGTGCCGGGCGCTCACCCCCATGTCGAAGACGCAGCGGGCGTCTGAGATGGCCTGGCTGTAGGTCTCGGGGTCGGTGCAGCGGCTGCCCACGTGGAAGCTGACCCCGATAATGTCGAGGCCCAGCTCCCGCGCGCGCTCCAGGAGCAGCCGGCTGCTCTCCAGCGTCGCCCCAAACTTCACGCTCAGCCGGCACACTGCCTTCGAGTCGTCCGTGGTGATGCGGAGCACCagcctgaggaagaggatgaggaaggggagggagagacgccTCAGAGGTGGCATATTCCAAAGCAGATACACAAACATGGAAACTGAAATTCCTGCAGTACATTGTATACACATTTAAAGTGTCCACCCATCCACATATCTATTCATCCAAACAAATTTCTATTATCATCTAACCATCCATCAtcaatctatccatccatccacaaAGATATACTTCCATCCAAATGTCTATTCATCCATTCAAATAGCCATCCATTTATCtatccatccacccacccaaatatttattcagtcaGGACCACTGGTGTCAGATCCAGCAGCAACGAGGACCTTTAATTACACAGGATAGGTTGACAGCATGGGAGGAACCCGGAACATCCaaaggaaacccacgcggacacaggaagaacatgcaaactccacatggAAAGGCTTTGtcggatttgaacccgggacaTCCCTGCCAGGAGGCAACAGCGCAATCCACTGCCCCACCCGTAGCACCCATTAAAGGACACTCTGATAAAAGCATGAGAGAGGAGCCCCGGGTGGTTTAAATAGACCGCCATTTTATGTGAGTGGACTGTGATaggattgtgacatcactaatCAGCCGAGCCATCAGCCAGTTTCACCAGAGCTGGGCTTGACTCTCTTGGCCTGCCTGAACTAACGCGTTGCTGTATACACGTATAACTATCTAATACTGGGTAAGACCCCATTTAGTCACCAGAACAACCTGAAATTTTCATGACATGGTTTCAACAAGGAGCTGGAAatattccttagggattttAGTCAATGctgacacagcagcacacaatTCCTGTAGATTTTCCAGCCAAATCTTTTAACAAACAAAGTGAACTGCTGCCCACTggatgtatttttgtttttcacaccgTTCTCTGTAAACTGTGTATAATTACCATGCCCTTTCCTATTGAAGGACTTCCTGTTGCTGGTACCAGTGGTGCCCAAATACTGGTGATGTCAGGCCTTAAATATTCAAAAGTAGGATTGTGCGGAACGTGGTAAGTTAGGTCCAGTGTGACACTTAAGAGGTGTGAAAATCACTGTATTGGTCTCGTATGCAGTTTTGGGGTAACACCGTTAACAAGTTATTCACTGGACATACTGAATAGCCAGATGAGCGGCTGCTCCAGGATAGGTGTTAGTTTCAGTGTCCAGATGAATCCTAGTTTTATTTCCaggaaatgtatacattttttctctctaaGCAGACTGAGTAAGCCTTAGTTAGGGCTCACTGGGACAGCTGCTCGTTTCAGGACCCAGATCTGCACATTTGTCAGGCATAAACGTAAATGGCAAGATTCCTGGATGAGCAGTATggtctccacacagaaaagaccaggttggattcaaacccaggaccttctcgCTGTGTAACTCCTAGGACAGGAGGTCATATTGTCAGAGAACTTGTGAAACTGGTTGTTTCGAAACTGGTTGTTTTGGTCTTGGGAAGACCCATGATCCTGTCTTTCTagtgccccacccccctttttcaGAATGACAGGATCATGGGACATCCTGAGTGGTTTGGATCAGTAAATGTTTGAGAGCAGTCTAATCTACGAATGAACTGGCACACTATTAATAAGTAGGCATGAGAAGACAAAAAGCCCATGTTTTGATTTGTATCCTACTAAGGGAGTCAAAATGATATCCTtaagcattaaaataataaaattatgttgaAGAACGTTTGAAACCCTAAACACAAGTTtcctcaaaaagaaaacaaaacaaagaaacaaagaaaacctAATTGGACAATTTTTTGTGACCATACTGTAAATTTTATTGTGTGTAGCAGTTTGTGAAACgggttgttttggtccagaagtcttgggaaaatattgattaaaatgtacatattttattacatgtttttactatctgtttttgaaattaaatgtaaaattcattaatcgagtttcaaaataccCTCAGGGAAGTTTtcttttgccttcaaaagtttGATATTTCCCATTCACTTTATTGGGAGCTCCAATGATTTGCCCTCAACATGCAAAGTGCAAGCTTATTTCCGGGACATTACaagcttaggttagctgaaggcgttttttcctgtctagttaaatacattacattacaggcatttagcagacactcttatccagagcgacttacacaacttttacatagcattttacattgtatccatttatacagctggatatatactgaagcaatttcggttaagtaccttgctcaaaggtaaaacggcagtgtccttacccgggaatcaaacctgcgatcttttggttacaagcccagttccttacccactgtactacactcCGTCCAACAGAATATGCATGCATGGTAAAAAaccatctctctctatctctctctccgaACCGAATGAGACTTATCTGGGGTCCTGGCCCAGTTGGGCAAGTAACAGATGTACTTGCTGTatgtcactctgaataagagcatctgccaaatgcctgtaatgtaacagatCATTCAACTGGCCCAAACCAACCACATAGTGACCCTGGGCCAGTGGGCACTCCTTATTGATGAGccctgaatatatttttttaaaaactttgagTGAGTGGTTGAGTGTGACGAGAAAGGAGCAAAAGAACATGGCAGTCACTCACTTGGCATTTTCATGGTAACGGGCGATCTTCGTGAGTTCTGCCTCACTGTCAAAGGTCATCATCTGGACCCCGTGGGCAGAGGCGTACTTAATGTGGGACACCTGCTTGCAGGGGTTGGCGTAGATGATCCTGCTGGGGTCCACCCCGAGAGACTGAACCAGCTGGATCTCATTCTTAAAAAGGCGGATGGGacgccagaaaaaaaacagggttatGGGACATCCTGAGTAGTTTGTATCAGTaaatacagtcaggtccataagcATTTAGACAGTGaaacaattttcatcattttggctctgtacgccaccacaatggatttgaaatgaaacaatcaagatgtgatttaagtgctttaatttaagggttttgtcaaaaatattgtatgaacaaaggtaggaattacaaccatttttatacatagccacaaactaacataatcatgaattaaattgtcatttttaacacttggttgcaaatcctttgcagtcaatgactgc
This window of the Anguilla anguilla isolate fAngAng1 chromosome 1, fAngAng1.pri, whole genome shotgun sequence genome carries:
- the LOC118225739 gene encoding ornithine decarboxylase-like, translating into MNSFTPEDFDFTVLEEGSCACDVLEQRINESSMSDDKDAFYVADLGDVLKKHLRWVRALPRVTPFYAVKCNDSRTVVMTLASLGTGFDCASKNEIQLVQSLGVDPSRIIYANPCKQVSHIKYASAHGVQMMTFDSEAELTKIARYHENAKLVLRITTDDSKAVCRLSVKFGATLESSRLLLERARELGLDIIGVSFHVGSRCTDPETYSQAISDARCVFDMGAELGYNMTLLDIGGGFPGSDDSKLTFEEFTAVINPALDKYFPADSEVQVIAEPGRYYVTSAYTLAVNIIAKKVVIREQSACNGKADGANNGTLMYYVNEGVYSSFVHVIFNYAHVLATPHKKLKPGERTYPCSIWGQTCDGQDRIVEQCILPDLQVGEWLLFHNMGAYTIPMYCTFNGFQKPDIHYVMSRSVWQRIQQISTQGLHGPIEEACPSDLPSCCRRESSL